The proteins below come from a single Parageobacillus toebii NBRC 107807 genomic window:
- the kapD gene encoding 3'-5' exonuclease KapD, with the protein MSAAQQYLFLDFEFTMPETKTEPRRFFPEIIEVGLVVVVDDRVCDQFSSYVKPMRFPVLTDRCKSFLNITQEQVDQGMSFHELVALLHQYDRSRPSTVVTWGSMDMKVLRENCMNANLPFPFTGEHRDLAMEYKLFFGDKNQTGLRKAIQEYGNEGVGKAHCALDDAFTTYNIFRLVENDKKYLAKTKPPTIGERIDFTQLRKKFAL; encoded by the coding sequence ACGGAACCAAGACGATTTTTTCCGGAAATTATTGAAGTCGGGCTTGTCGTAGTTGTTGATGACCGAGTATGTGACCAATTTTCATCTTACGTGAAACCAATGCGATTTCCCGTGCTTACAGATCGGTGCAAATCATTTTTAAATATTACGCAAGAGCAAGTAGATCAAGGAATGAGTTTTCATGAACTAGTTGCGCTGTTGCATCAATACGATCGTTCGAGGCCAAGCACGGTGGTTACGTGGGGAAGCATGGATATGAAAGTGTTACGGGAAAACTGTATGAATGCTAATTTGCCATTTCCATTTACAGGAGAGCACCGCGATTTAGCGATGGAATATAAATTGTTTTTTGGCGACAAAAATCAGACGGGACTGCGAAAAGCGATCCAAGAATATGGAAATGAAGGAGTCGGGAAAGCGCATTGTGCTTTAGACGATGCTTTTACCACTTATAACATTTTTCGATTGGTGGAAAATGACAAAAAATATTTAGCAAAGACAAAGCCGCCAACGATTGGGGAACGGATTGATTTCACTCAGCTAAGAAAAAAGTTTGCTCTTTAA